Proteins encoded by one window of Dioscorea cayenensis subsp. rotundata cultivar TDr96_F1 chromosome 6, TDr96_F1_v2_PseudoChromosome.rev07_lg8_w22 25.fasta, whole genome shotgun sequence:
- the LOC120263795 gene encoding calcium-binding protein CML39-like — MAFMRSVVLPQQEMSVDEFKKWLKQFDGNHDGRISREELKRALESLHAWFSWWKARQALKSSDVNRNGVIDKEEIGKLVLYAVQHLNMKIYD, encoded by the coding sequence aTGGCTTTCATGCGGAGCGTAGTTCTTCCGCAACAAGAGATGAGCGTCGACGAGTTCAAGAAGTGGCTCAAGCAGTTCGACGGAAACCATGACGGAAGGATTAGCCGGGAAGAGCTTAAGCGGGCATTGGAGAGCTTGCATGCATGGTTTTCATGGTGGAAAGCAAGGCAAGCACTCAAGAGCTCTGATGTTAATAGAAATGGTGTGATTGATAAGGAGGAGATTGGCAAGTTGGTTCTCTATGCAGTGCAACACCTTAACATGAAGATATATGATTAA
- the LOC120263711 gene encoding polcalcin Phl p 7-like, whose amino-acid sequence MAIKGTTRSVHSDMSLEEFKEWLSKFDTDGDGRISKAELKKAIKSVQGRFSSWKSRQGIRLADSDGDGFIDENEIENLVEFAKQNMGLKISVY is encoded by the coding sequence ATGGCCATCAAGGGAACTACAAGGTCTGTGCATTCAGACATGAGTTTAGAGGAGTTCAAGGAATGGCTAAGCAAGTTTGACACTGATGGAGATGGAAGGATTAGCAAAGCTGAGCTAAAAAAAGCTATCAAGAGTGTTCAAGGTCGGTTCAGCTCGTGGAAAAGCCGACAAGGAATTCGTTTAGCAGACTCGGATGGTGATGGATTCATTGATGAGAATGAGATTGAAAATCTTGTTGAGTTTGCTAAGCAGAACATGGGGTTGAAAATTTCAGTTTATTAG